Proteins encoded within one genomic window of Anopheles gambiae chromosome 3, idAnoGambNW_F1_1, whole genome shotgun sequence:
- the LOC133393383 gene encoding uncharacterized protein LOC133393383 encodes MKFFIAIMAVAFVAASEASYLPYDDVLSYQHGYGYGLPVSKVVYGSSYGLPAAVDKYSYPSSLYGSYPAVKKVVEYPSVAPVLATKVVDNSYDLGYNKLVAPVLSSGYGLGYNKLVSGYGLGYNKLVSGYGLGYNKLVAPVVATKVVDNGLWNYGGYGLGYNKYLSTAPVAKYVL; translated from the exons ATGAAG TTCTTCATTGCAATCATGGCTGTGGCGTTCGTCGCTGCCTCGGAGGCGTCCTACCTGCCATACGATGATGTCCTGTCCTACCAGCACGGCTACGGCTATGGACTTCCGGTGTCGAAGGTGGTCTATGGCTCGTCGTACGGTCTCCCAGCAGCGGTGGACAAGTACTCCTACCCATCATCGTTGTACGGTTCCTATCCGGCCGTGAAGAAAGTGGTCGAATACCCGTCGGTTGCTCCAGTGCTGGCCACCAAGGTCGTTGATAACAGCTACGATCTGGGATACAACAAGCTGGTCGCTCCAGTTCTGAGCAGCGGATACGGTCTGGGATACAACAAGCTGGTCAGCGGATACGGCCTGGGATACAACAAGCTGGTCAGCGGATATGGTCTGGGATACAACAAGCTGGTCGCTCCCGTCGTCGCCACCAAAGTCGTCGATAATGGACTGTGGAACTATGGAGGATACGGTCTGGGATACAACAAGTATCTGTCGACTGCTCCCGTTGCCAAATACGTGTTGTAA